One window from the genome of Triticum urartu cultivar G1812 unplaced genomic scaffold, Tu2.1 TuUngrouped_contig_6541, whole genome shotgun sequence encodes:
- the LOC125530760 gene encoding histone H2B.4-like yields PVHPNSGERLISIDVIDPRHHPSANQLSPLPSIKFPAPLPVFPHLICNPHTSHTSSGETKPQPAAPSAPLAPKAEKQPAAKKKGKKKAKKSVETYKIYIFKVLKQVHPDIGISSKAMSIMNSFINDIFEKLAGEAAKLARYNKKPTITSREIQTSVRLVLPGELAKHAVSEGTKAVTKFTSS; encoded by the coding sequence CCCGTCCATCCCAACAGCGGCGAACGGCTGATATCGATTGACGTCATCGATCCGCGGCACCACCCCTCCGCCAATCAGCTCTCGCCTCTCCCATCTATAAAATTCCCCGCCCCCCTCCCCGTCTTCCCACATCTCATCTGCAATCCCCACACCTCCCACACATCCTCCGGCGAAACCAAACCCCAGCCCGCCGCACCGTCAGCACCCCTGGCGCCCAAGGCCGAGAAGCAgccggcggcgaagaagaagggcaagaagaaggccaagaagagcGTGGAGACGTACAAGATCTACATCTTcaaggtgctgaagcaggtgcaCCCCGACATCGGCATCTCCTCCAAGGCCATGTCCATCATGAACTCCTTCATCAACGACATCTTCGAGAAGCTCGCCGGCGAGGCCGCCAAGCTGGCGCGGTACAACAAGAAGCCCACCATCACGTCCCGGGAGATCCAGACCTCCGTCCGCCTCGTCCTCCCCGGCGAGCTCGCCAAGCACGCCGTCTCCGAGGGCACCAAGGCCGTCACCAAGTTCACCTCCTCGTAG